From Magnetospirillum sp. WYHS-4, a single genomic window includes:
- a CDS encoding peroxiredoxin yields MAVLVGKPAPDFTAPAVMGDNSIVEAFHFRDHLKGHYGLLFFYPLDFTFVCPSEILAHDHRLEEFTKRNVKVVGVSVDSHFTHLAWKNTPIKHGGLGQIQFPLVADLTKQIARDYDVLVNEAVALRGTFLIDKQGTVRHQVVNDLPLGRNVDEALRMVDALQFTEQHGEVCPAGWQKGKPGMKANPDGVAEYLAKHGKKL; encoded by the coding sequence ATGGCCGTTCTGGTTGGAAAGCCCGCCCCCGATTTCACCGCTCCCGCCGTGATGGGCGACAATTCCATCGTCGAGGCGTTCCATTTCCGGGATCATCTCAAGGGGCATTACGGGTTGCTGTTCTTCTACCCGCTGGACTTCACTTTCGTCTGTCCGTCGGAAATCCTGGCCCACGATCACCGCCTGGAGGAATTCACCAAGCGCAATGTCAAAGTGGTCGGCGTGTCCGTCGACTCGCACTTCACCCATTTGGCCTGGAAGAACACCCCGATCAAGCACGGCGGCCTGGGACAGATTCAATTTCCGCTGGTCGCCGACCTGACCAAGCAGATCGCCCGCGACTACGACGTGCTGGTCAACGAGGCGGTGGCACTGCGCGGCACCTTCCTGATCGATAAACAGGGGACCGTGCGCCATCAGGTGGTCAACGACCTGCCGCTGGGCCGCAATGTGGACGAGGCGCTACGCATGGTCGACGCGCTCCAGTTCACCGAACAGCACGGCGAGGTCTGCCCGGCCGGTTGGCAGAAGGGCAAGCCCGGCATGAAGGCGAACCCGGACGGCGTCGCCGAATACCTGGCGAAGCACGGCAAGAAGCTCTGA